One window of Deltaproteobacteria bacterium genomic DNA carries:
- a CDS encoding MCE family protein: MSELEDRDPRFRHLETKVGLLVLLTMAGIVAVIVLIGVERDVFTKKFRIHFIAESGTGLIEGMPVKLSGFRVGRVKELELADDARVRVTLEINKRYRKWIRRGSMASLVKEGFIGEAVVEISVGEAGAEPLPDGGFIPFEKAGGIEELVARAKPVLVEVKDIIHYANDPDGDLKTTVRNMRLLTSELLDIRAEVTRTLAEIRKTFEGATAIVDKAGGVVDRIDREAAPVVESVSRVVANVESASEELGPVIERVKAVARRTDRVVERLPEVERKVEAVIDNIKRISDVVAGESARIREILVNMDEAAAEGKEAVKGVRRSWPLRLMMPPVEEPSLIPFDSFAGHGR, from the coding sequence ATGAGCGAGTTGGAGGACAGGGACCCGAGGTTCAGGCACCTGGAGACGAAGGTCGGGCTGCTCGTGCTGCTGACCATGGCCGGCATCGTCGCCGTGATCGTCCTCATCGGCGTCGAGCGCGACGTCTTCACCAAGAAGTTCCGCATCCACTTCATCGCCGAGTCCGGCACGGGCCTCATCGAGGGCATGCCGGTAAAGCTCTCGGGCTTCAGGGTGGGGCGCGTAAAGGAGCTGGAGCTCGCCGACGACGCAAGGGTGAGGGTGACGCTGGAGATCAACAAGCGTTACCGCAAGTGGATTCGACGGGGCTCCATGGCCTCGCTCGTCAAGGAGGGCTTCATAGGGGAGGCCGTGGTGGAGATCTCGGTCGGAGAGGCCGGAGCCGAGCCCCTGCCCGACGGTGGCTTCATCCCCTTCGAGAAGGCCGGAGGGATCGAGGAGCTGGTGGCCAGGGCCAAGCCCGTGCTCGTGGAGGTGAAGGACATAATCCACTACGCCAACGACCCCGACGGCGACCTGAAGACCACGGTGAGGAACATGAGGCTGCTGACCTCCGAGCTCCTCGATATCCGCGCCGAGGTGACGCGGACGCTGGCCGAGATAAGGAAGACCTTCGAGGGGGCGACGGCCATTGTGGACAAGGCGGGCGGCGTGGTCGACAGGATAGACAGGGAGGCCGCGCCGGTCGTGGAGAGTGTTTCCAGGGTGGTGGCCAACGTCGAGTCGGCGAGCGAGGAGCTCGGCCCCGTCATAGAGCGCGTCAAGGCCGTTGCGCGGCGGACCGACAGGGTCGTCGAAAGACTGCCGGAGGTGGAGCGCAAGGTGGAGGCCGTAATAGACAACATAAAACGCATAAGCGATGTGGTGGCCGGCGAGAGCGCGCGCATAAGGGAGATACTGGTGAACATGGACGAGGCGGCGGCCGAGGGCAAGGAGGCCGTAAAGGGGGTGCGCAGGAGCTGGCCCCTAAGGCTCATGATGCCGCCGGTCGAGGAGCCCTCGCTCATCCCCTTCGATTCCTTCGCGGGCCATGGGCGTTAG
- a CDS encoding ATP-binding cassette domain-containing protein has translation MHLQRSRGVGVHNAYPPADDEGRDHEPRARLRRQRRRHARPVLRGPVAALIEIEGLRLRQDGRLLFDGADLSLDGGGRVVIAGPAGSGKGALARVLIGLVRPEEGSVRVLGEDLQALDDRGLSALRSRLGVVLADTALISNLKVIENVALPLLHHFPEVPAAEALSRARELLDVAGYRGGLWDLPGPLSTFTRRVVMIARAAAARPPVYIFERITYGLFDREAAGVVEVTRRIHGLDPSALMVFFTGSPAELKLIGPTRLIRVSGGRLEEA, from the coding sequence CTGCACCTACAGCGGTCTCGAGGTGTCGGGGTCCATAACGCGTATCCCCCAGCAGACGACGAGGGCCGTGATCACGAGCCTCGAGCTCGTCTTCGTCGTCAACGCCGCCGTCACGCTCGTCCTGTTCTGAGGGGGCCGGTGGCTGCGCTCATCGAGATAGAGGGGTTGAGGCTTCGCCAGGACGGCAGGCTGCTATTCGACGGCGCCGATCTCTCACTCGATGGCGGCGGGCGGGTGGTTATAGCCGGCCCCGCCGGCAGCGGCAAGGGCGCGCTCGCAAGGGTGCTCATCGGCCTTGTGCGGCCCGAGGAGGGCAGCGTCAGGGTGCTCGGCGAGGACCTCCAGGCCCTCGACGACAGAGGGCTTTCGGCCCTGCGCAGCAGACTCGGCGTCGTCCTCGCTGACACGGCGCTCATAAGCAACCTCAAGGTGATCGAGAACGTGGCCCTCCCGCTGCTCCACCACTTTCCCGAAGTCCCCGCCGCCGAGGCCCTGTCCAGGGCGCGGGAGCTTCTGGACGTGGCGGGCTACAGGGGCGGGCTCTGGGACCTGCCGGGGCCGCTGTCGACGTTCACGAGGCGGGTCGTCATGATCGCCAGGGCCGCGGCGGCGCGTCCCCCCGTCTACATCTTCGAGAGGATCACCTACGGCCTCTTCGACAGGGAGGCGGCCGGGGTGGTCGAGGTGACCAGGCGTATTCACGGTCTCGATCCTTCGGCCCTGATGGTCTTCTTCACCGGGAGTCCGGCCGAGCTCAAGCTTATCGGGCCGACGCGGCTCATCAGGGTTTCGGGCGGAAGGTTAGAGGAGGCGTAG
- a CDS encoding ABC transporter permease, whose product MGIVDRLGRVVIDKVAVVKDVASLTASSLVLVLSGGALRSRASKTVFMRQIYFTVFEALSIIFWIALIIGLIIVTESFDILPKLGEELLIGEILVLVVIRELGPLFSAVIVIARSGTAMASELGSMKMSREVSSLEVMGIDPHGYLVAPRVAGTALGVVVLTFYFEVVAVLGGFLLAGFEKRISFTVYARSVLEAMDFLDVGVTLLKSAVFGLIIGAVCTYSGLEVSGSITRIPQQTTRAVITSLELVFVVNAAVTLVLF is encoded by the coding sequence ATGGGCATTGTCGACCGTCTTGGCAGGGTGGTGATCGATAAGGTCGCGGTGGTCAAAGACGTGGCCTCCCTCACGGCCTCGTCGCTGGTCCTCGTACTCTCGGGGGGCGCGCTGCGATCCAGGGCGTCGAAGACGGTCTTCATGCGCCAGATATACTTCACCGTCTTCGAGGCCCTCTCCATCATCTTCTGGATAGCGCTCATCATCGGGCTCATAATCGTAACCGAGTCGTTCGATATCCTGCCCAAGCTCGGCGAAGAGCTTCTCATAGGCGAGATACTCGTCCTTGTGGTGATCAGGGAGCTCGGCCCCCTCTTTTCGGCCGTCATCGTCATAGCCCGGAGCGGCACGGCCATGGCCTCGGAGCTCGGCTCCATGAAGATGTCGCGGGAGGTATCGTCCCTCGAGGTGATGGGCATAGACCCGCACGGCTACCTGGTGGCGCCGAGGGTGGCGGGCACGGCCCTCGGCGTAGTGGTGCTGACCTTCTATTTCGAGGTCGTGGCCGTGCTCGGCGGCTTCCTCCTGGCGGGCTTCGAGAAGAGGATATCCTTCACGGTCTACGCAAGGAGCGTTCTCGAGGCCATGGACTTTCTCGACGTCGGTGTGACGCTGCTCAAGAGCGCCGTCTTCGGGCTCATCATCGGCGCCGTCTGCACCTACAGCGGTCTCGAGGTGTCGGGGTCCATAACGCGTATCCCCCAGCAGACGACGAGGGCCGTGATCACGAGCCTCGAGCTCGTCTTCGTCGTCAACGCCGCCGTCACGCTCGTCCTGTTCTGA
- a CDS encoding S-layer homology domain-containing protein: MKRVGYLSLLLAVLIMTVAGCAKPTPRCTSPEDNPQHHYLRGMELIDDGKLDEAAGKFNRAVYCDEKFGPAHAGLAIVYALKAGDKRDPAYRQVDSDKAFEHLKLSWKRSESPEDQFQYWLASLRVYTELKTDDWLDYAVKSYRKAMKLKVDERRLVYYDGREAAPYFMGVAYLEGREFQKARDMFGEVLSMKREGKWNAKADKGWKRVDKIVRAMAGITLGDVGKEIALKEEVARGDMAALLVDEMKIDKLFAGRIPVKSETARLKADFIPADVLNHHFKEEILTLMKWGVRGLEPQYDPVTKANLFKPDRPITRKELAFVLEDVLIKLTGDESLATAFFGHDRSPYPDVPASAAWYNAVMNMTTRSIMETELSGEFRPDDYVDGAEAILAIRVLRQRMNIY; this comes from the coding sequence ATGAAAAGGGTTGGATACCTGTCGCTTCTGCTGGCGGTTCTCATCATGACGGTCGCGGGGTGCGCAAAGCCCACGCCGCGATGCACGAGCCCCGAGGACAACCCCCAGCACCACTATCTGCGCGGCATGGAACTCATCGACGACGGCAAGCTCGACGAGGCGGCCGGCAAGTTCAACAGGGCCGTCTATTGCGACGAGAAGTTCGGTCCCGCCCACGCGGGCCTGGCCATCGTTTACGCCCTGAAGGCCGGAGACAAGCGCGACCCCGCCTACAGGCAGGTCGACAGCGACAAGGCCTTCGAGCATCTCAAGCTCTCGTGGAAGCGCTCGGAGTCACCGGAGGACCAGTTCCAGTACTGGCTCGCCTCGCTGCGCGTCTACACGGAGCTGAAGACCGACGACTGGCTCGACTACGCCGTCAAGAGCTACAGGAAGGCCATGAAACTCAAGGTCGACGAGCGCAGGCTCGTCTACTACGACGGCCGCGAGGCCGCGCCGTACTTCATGGGTGTAGCCTATCTCGAGGGCCGCGAGTTCCAGAAGGCCCGCGACATGTTCGGCGAGGTCCTTTCCATGAAGCGCGAGGGCAAGTGGAACGCCAAGGCCGACAAGGGATGGAAGCGGGTCGACAAGATCGTTCGCGCCATGGCCGGCATAACGCTCGGTGACGTGGGCAAGGAGATAGCCCTCAAGGAGGAGGTCGCGCGGGGAGACATGGCGGCGCTGCTCGTCGACGAGATGAAGATCGACAAGCTCTTTGCGGGCCGCATCCCCGTAAAGAGCGAGACGGCCCGGCTCAAGGCCGACTTCATCCCCGCCGACGTGCTGAACCATCACTTCAAGGAAGAGATACTGACCCTCATGAAGTGGGGTGTGCGGGGGCTGGAGCCGCAGTACGACCCGGTCACCAAGGCCAACCTCTTCAAGCCCGACCGGCCCATAACACGAAAGGAGCTGGCCTTCGTGCTCGAGGACGTTCTCATAAAGCTGACCGGCGACGAGAGCCTGGCCACGGCGTTCTTCGGCCACGACCGCTCGCCCTACCCCGACGTGCCGGCCTCGGCCGCCTGGTACAACGCCGTCATGAACATGACCACCCGCAGTATCATGGAGACCGAGCTCTCCGGCGAGTTCAGGCCCGACGACTACGTCGACGGCGCCGAGGCCATCCTGGCCATAAGGGTCCTGCGACAGAGAATGAACATATACTGA